The proteins below are encoded in one region of Cryomorphaceae bacterium 1068:
- a CDS encoding PAS domain-containing protein — translation MPSALPLNPTDDPSVEIRKYGLTNNEQDEELNELVEILAVVCETPIALITLSDGDQQYFVARTGTDMESIALADSFCIETLKSKGDLFTVKNAAEDDQFKSNKYVKGEPHIRFYTGTPLITPTGSAIGTICLLDHQERELSEEKNRAIKLIAKRVIRSLEKRKQLIAQSKQIEFDQERLRYLTDHVPGAIFQLDYHHGQNRYEFSFISAGISTLHPALKPKQLREDPFIVSDLVHPDDRKSFQNSIGAAIRDFQPWVKEFRLVSNEGSHWFRGTAVPKRHKNVTEWYGVFENINYLKEYQLTLEGIAFDISHGLRKPVSNLLGLIDIFEKDKMSQEENDNFKSYVKTVSEELEKFTKQLNKTYSKKKVDFQKMLSQSKTIV, via the coding sequence ATGCCATCTGCCCTTCCCTTGAATCCAACAGACGATCCTTCTGTAGAAATCCGAAAATATGGCCTCACCAATAATGAACAAGATGAGGAGCTAAACGAACTGGTCGAGATTCTAGCAGTAGTCTGCGAAACTCCAATTGCTTTGATCACGCTCTCAGACGGAGATCAACAGTATTTTGTCGCCCGAACAGGAACTGATATGGAATCAATAGCCCTGGCCGACTCTTTTTGTATCGAAACGTTGAAATCAAAAGGAGATTTGTTTACAGTTAAAAATGCCGCTGAAGACGATCAATTTAAGTCGAATAAATACGTAAAAGGAGAGCCCCATATTAGGTTTTATACGGGTACACCTTTGATAACACCAACTGGCTCTGCGATAGGTACTATTTGCTTGCTGGACCATCAAGAGCGCGAGCTCAGTGAAGAAAAAAACAGAGCCATCAAGCTAATTGCCAAACGCGTAATCCGATCTTTAGAGAAGCGAAAACAACTCATTGCCCAAAGCAAACAAATTGAGTTTGACCAAGAGCGACTTAGATACCTGACCGACCATGTGCCAGGAGCTATTTTTCAATTGGACTACCACCATGGTCAGAATCGGTACGAGTTCTCATTTATCAGCGCAGGAATTTCGACTCTTCACCCGGCTCTAAAGCCAAAGCAACTGCGGGAAGATCCATTCATTGTATCAGACTTGGTTCATCCCGATGACAGGAAGTCTTTTCAAAATAGCATCGGTGCAGCCATTCGCGACTTTCAGCCTTGGGTCAAAGAATTCAGATTGGTCTCTAATGAAGGAAGCCATTGGTTTCGCGGAACAGCTGTTCCTAAAAGGCATAAAAACGTGACCGAATGGTACGGTGTTTTTGAGAATATCAATTACCTGAAAGAATACCAGCTCACATTGGAGGGTATCGCTTTTGATATCTCACACGGTTTGAGAAAACCGGTGAGCAACCTCCTGGGCCTGATCGATATATTCGAAAAAGACAAAATGTCTCAAGAGGAAAACGATAATTTTAAGTCTTATGTGAAAACAGTATCGGAAGAACTCGAGAAGTTCACCAAACAGCTCAATAAGACTTACTCAAAGAAAAAAGTTGATTTCCAAAAAATGCTTTCACAATCAAAAACGATTGTTTAG
- a CDS encoding family 16 glycosylhydrolase, with protein MKFSIIVSAIFILLKFSSIAQTIELTDDFESPSEGLEWFGDIAVVNENVSNPFPSGINTSSGVLEYIDYGDDYSYFRVDAPLNFDLTENSTFTLKIYVSSSSITGEQPNQIAFKLQNANLAQAWVTQTEIVKSIELDQWQELSFDFSTNEFNNQNSASPPPIERFDLNRVLIQINGEANNDLVTAYIDDFSYDGVLDPDANPTTSIYNNLVWSDEFEMDGVVNPANWHHQTLLPNSWGWFNGESQHYTDRIENSYVTDGNLHIAAKRETFTDQGLTREFTSARLNSKFAFTYGRVVARAILPEGGGTWPAIWMLGKNIAEEGGYWADEFGTTGWPECGEIDIMEHWGYNQNIVSAALHTPSSYGATENHATIFDENVSQDYHLYEMEWSPEAIKFSLDGSVYYVYAPEDQNPETWPYTEDQYILLNIAMEENVSSSFQESEMILDYIRVYQEGNPTSTRNAEGIQLKIYPNPAQDVLMVESSITDQAVIEIFSVTGVKVLSQNTVGARTIISLDNLPAGSYVAMYRSDDSAESVPFVKID; from the coding sequence ATGAAATTTTCTATAATAGTAAGTGCGATTTTTATTCTTCTTAAATTTTCATCAATCGCTCAAACAATTGAGCTGACGGATGACTTCGAATCTCCTTCTGAGGGCTTGGAATGGTTTGGCGACATAGCTGTTGTAAATGAGAATGTTTCCAACCCTTTTCCATCGGGAATCAATACCTCATCGGGAGTGCTGGAATACATTGACTATGGGGACGATTACTCATACTTTAGAGTTGATGCTCCACTAAATTTCGACTTGACTGAGAACAGCACCTTTACACTAAAAATATATGTTTCCTCCTCCAGCATAACAGGAGAACAGCCCAATCAAATTGCTTTTAAGCTTCAAAATGCCAATTTGGCTCAAGCATGGGTTACACAAACAGAAATTGTCAAAAGCATTGAGTTGGACCAATGGCAAGAATTGAGTTTTGACTTTTCGACTAACGAGTTCAACAACCAGAATAGTGCTTCCCCCCCACCAATTGAGCGATTCGACTTAAATCGAGTATTGATCCAAATCAATGGAGAGGCAAACAACGATCTCGTCACCGCTTACATTGATGATTTTTCATATGATGGGGTTTTGGACCCCGATGCGAATCCAACCACATCCATCTACAACAACTTGGTTTGGTCAGATGAATTTGAAATGGACGGTGTGGTGAACCCTGCAAATTGGCATCATCAAACACTTCTTCCCAATAGTTGGGGTTGGTTTAACGGCGAATCGCAACACTACACGGATCGCATTGAAAATTCTTATGTAACCGATGGAAATCTTCATATCGCAGCCAAACGAGAAACGTTTACTGATCAAGGGTTAACTAGGGAATTCACTTCAGCTAGATTAAATTCGAAATTCGCCTTCACCTACGGCCGGGTAGTTGCGAGAGCCATTTTACCGGAAGGAGGAGGAACATGGCCTGCCATCTGGATGTTGGGAAAAAATATTGCTGAAGAAGGCGGCTACTGGGCTGATGAATTTGGAACAACAGGATGGCCCGAATGCGGTGAAATCGATATTATGGAACATTGGGGCTACAATCAAAACATTGTTTCTGCAGCGTTGCACACGCCTTCATCATATGGAGCTACCGAAAATCACGCAACGATTTTTGACGAGAATGTTTCCCAAGACTATCACCTCTATGAAATGGAGTGGTCCCCGGAAGCTATTAAATTCAGCCTGGATGGATCCGTCTACTACGTATATGCCCCTGAAGATCAAAACCCTGAAACTTGGCCTTATACGGAAGATCAATACATTTTGCTAAATATTGCCATGGAAGAAAACGTGAGTTCGTCTTTTCAAGAGAGTGAAATGATACTGGACTACATTCGAGTGTACCAAGAGGGAAATCCTACTTCCACGCGCAATGCAGAAGGCATTCAATTGAAGATCTACCCTAATCCTGCTCAAGATGTACTAATGGTGGAGTCCTCCATCACAGATCAAGCCGTGATCGAAATATTCTCGGTTACGGGTGTAAAGGTGCTTTCGCAAAATACAGTAGGTGCCAGAACCATCATCTCATTGGATAATTTGCCTGCAGGTTCTTATGTGGCTATGTACCGAAGTGATGATTCAGCCGAATCAGTTCCTTTTGTAAAAATTGATTAG